A section of the Flavobacterium sp. CG_23.5 genome encodes:
- the ribD gene encoding bifunctional diaminohydroxyphosphoribosylaminopyrimidine deaminase/5-amino-6-(5-phosphoribosylamino)uracil reductase RibD — MKIHEKYIARCIELAKNGLGTTYPNPMVGSVIVYENKIIGEGWHKKSGEPHAEVNAINSVKDKSLLKKATIYVSLEPCSHFGKTPPCCDLIVKNEIPNVVIGTFDPNEKVSGNGIKKLIEAGINVTVGILEAECNELNKRYFTFHNKKRPYIILKWAESKDGFIAPLEKLEKKPVWITNVYSRQLVHKWRSEEQAILVGTQTVIDDNPKLDVRDWTGKNPVRVVLDQNNRISNDCHIFNCQIKTIVFSKLKPAVEKENIIFEVIDFEQNIAAQIVKTLHQHQIQSVIIEGGRQTLQTFIDANLWDEARIFVGNIQLKEGIEAPIIAKKSFDKSTIGDDELILSRNHD, encoded by the coding sequence GTGAAAATACATGAAAAATATATAGCTCGTTGCATTGAATTAGCCAAAAACGGATTGGGAACAACCTATCCCAATCCTATGGTAGGAAGTGTAATTGTTTATGAAAATAAAATCATTGGCGAAGGCTGGCATAAAAAATCAGGAGAACCGCATGCCGAAGTAAATGCCATAAATTCGGTCAAAGACAAATCGTTGTTAAAAAAAGCGACTATTTATGTGAGTTTAGAACCCTGCAGTCATTTTGGAAAAACACCTCCTTGTTGCGATTTGATTGTAAAAAATGAAATCCCAAATGTGGTAATTGGAACTTTTGACCCAAATGAGAAAGTGTCCGGAAATGGCATCAAAAAATTAATTGAAGCCGGAATAAATGTTACAGTTGGCATTCTTGAAGCCGAATGCAATGAGCTGAACAAACGCTATTTTACTTTTCACAACAAGAAAAGACCCTACATTATTTTGAAATGGGCCGAAAGTAAAGATGGCTTCATCGCTCCTTTAGAAAAATTAGAAAAAAAACCAGTTTGGATTACCAACGTTTATTCGAGACAATTGGTCCATAAATGGAGAAGTGAAGAACAAGCCATTCTTGTGGGAACCCAAACCGTTATTGACGATAATCCAAAATTAGATGTAAGAGATTGGACGGGAAAAAATCCTGTTCGGGTGGTTCTGGACCAAAACAACCGCATTTCCAATGACTGTCACATCTTTAACTGTCAGATCAAAACAATCGTATTTTCGAAATTAAAGCCTGCAGTTGAAAAAGAAAATATTATCTTTGAAGTAATTGATTTCGAACAAAATATAGCTGCACAAATAGTCAAAACACTTCACCAGCATCAAATTCAATCCGTAATTATTGAAGGAGGCAGACAAACGTTACAGACTTTTATTGATGCCAACCTTTGGGACGAAGCCCGCATTTTTGTTGGAAATATCCAATTAAAAGAAGGAATTGAAGCACCAATAATTGCTAAAAAATCGTTCGACAAATCTACGATTGGCGACGATGAATTAATACTATCTAGAAACCATGATTAA
- a CDS encoding GNAT family N-acetyltransferase, which translates to MENYSIRKIKKEDNSSVAALIRAVFDELNIPKVGTAYEDPYLDLMFEEYNKPKSVYYVVEKEGRIIGSAGVAPLENEAETICELQKMYFLPETRGLGIGSQMMAKCLQSAKDFGFEKCYLETMPFMHDAQKLYKKVGFEYICSPMGSTGHTSCPVWMLKDL; encoded by the coding sequence ATGGAAAATTACAGCATTAGAAAAATTAAAAAAGAAGACAATAGTTCAGTTGCAGCATTGATAAGAGCCGTTTTTGACGAATTGAATATTCCAAAAGTTGGAACCGCTTATGAAGATCCATATTTGGATTTGATGTTTGAGGAGTACAACAAACCAAAATCGGTTTATTACGTCGTTGAAAAAGAAGGCAGAATTATCGGTTCAGCCGGAGTGGCGCCGCTAGAAAACGAAGCCGAAACGATTTGTGAATTGCAGAAAATGTACTTTCTGCCAGAAACACGTGGGTTGGGAATTGGAAGCCAAATGATGGCAAAATGTTTGCAAAGTGCTAAGGATTTTGGTTTCGAAAAATGTTATCTGGAAACGATGCCTTTTATGCATGATGCTCAGAAACTTTACAAAAAAGTAGGCTTTGAATACATTTGTTCACCTATGGGAAGCACAGGTCATACCTCATGTCCGGTTTGGATGTTGAAAGATTTATAA
- a CDS encoding ABC transporter permease has translation MMFKLFKENIRIALGSIKTQLLRTILTVLIIAIGITALVGILTVVAALENTISTDFASMGANTFNINQYENTARRQGGEERKIINPIISYPEAVAFKNKFKYPFTETSLSFTATSTAEVKYGAVKTDPENKIVGVDEFFYTNSGLETSSGRNFTGFDIQNNAYVCIVGSDFEKSLLKDVNPIDKIISIRGARFRVIGVLKEKGATFGNKQDLRVLIPIQVARSLFTAPNINYTMSVMVSKKELLDQAIDNATSTMRRVRKLSPVKDNNFGVVRSDDLINKILGITKYLGLASWLIGIITVLGSSIALMNIMIVSVTERTREIGVRKALGAKKTTIAVQFFIETLLIGQLGGLAGIIFGILIGFGIATAMNFDFIIPWGAIMAAFITSFIVAIVSGLYPAIKAAVLDPIEALRYE, from the coding sequence ATGATGTTTAAATTATTCAAAGAAAATATTCGGATTGCCTTAGGATCCATCAAAACACAGTTGTTAAGAACCATTCTTACTGTCTTGATAATCGCTATTGGAATCACCGCATTAGTTGGAATTCTGACGGTTGTTGCCGCTTTAGAAAATACCATTTCAACTGATTTTGCTTCCATGGGAGCAAACACTTTTAATATCAATCAGTACGAAAATACAGCTCGAAGACAAGGTGGTGAGGAACGAAAAATCATAAATCCAATCATTTCCTATCCCGAAGCAGTAGCTTTTAAAAACAAATTCAAGTATCCTTTTACCGAAACTTCACTTTCCTTTACTGCAACATCAACAGCCGAAGTAAAATACGGGGCAGTCAAAACCGATCCCGAAAATAAAATCGTGGGAGTTGATGAATTTTTTTATACCAATTCAGGTTTAGAAACAAGTTCAGGAAGAAATTTTACTGGATTTGACATTCAAAATAATGCTTATGTATGTATTGTAGGTTCTGATTTTGAAAAAAGTTTACTCAAAGACGTCAATCCAATCGACAAAATCATATCGATTAGAGGAGCCCGATTTAGAGTTATTGGCGTATTAAAAGAAAAAGGCGCCACCTTTGGCAACAAACAAGATCTACGAGTTTTAATTCCTATTCAAGTCGCACGTTCTTTATTCACGGCACCGAACATTAATTATACGATGAGCGTGATGGTTTCCAAAAAAGAATTGTTGGACCAAGCCATCGATAACGCAACAAGCACGATGCGCAGGGTTCGTAAATTAAGTCCGGTGAAAGACAATAACTTTGGAGTCGTTCGCAGTGATGACCTAATCAACAAAATTTTGGGAATTACAAAATATCTTGGTCTTGCCTCTTGGCTTATTGGGATAATCACGGTATTGGGATCTTCTATTGCTTTGATGAATATCATGATCGTTTCCGTAACGGAGCGCACGCGAGAAATAGGCGTTCGTAAAGCATTGGGCGCCAAAAAAACCACAATTGCCGTCCAATTTTTCATTGAAACTTTACTAATTGGTCAGTTAGGCGGTTTGGCAGGTATTATTTTTGGAATTTTGATTGGTTTTGGTATTGCAACCGCCATGAATTTTGACTTTATAATTCCATGGGGAGCAATTATGGCAGCCTTTATAACCAGTTTCATAGTCGCTATCGTTTCTGGTTTATATCCTGCTATAAAAGCGGCGGTATTGGACCCGATTGAGGCCTTGAGATACGAGTAA
- the prmC gene encoding peptide chain release factor N(5)-glutamine methyltransferase: protein MKIKEYRNHFIEELTPIYDAGEAESFFYLILEEKHQLKRIDLALHPDLDFSDEEISIWNLILEQLKQEIPIQYLLGKTSFYGLDFEVNPAVLIPRPETEELVDWIISSNLKIEKFKDLKILDIGTGSGCIAISLAKNIPNAQVYAIDVSEKALATANKNAENNSVNVTFINQNILETEDLLQQFDIIVSNPPYVRNLEKEEIKKNVLDNEPHLALFVEDNDALIFYKKIAEMAQKNLSENGHLYFEINQYLGAEMIDLLEKMNFKNIELRKDIYGNDRMIKGSVQ from the coding sequence ATGAAAATAAAAGAATATAGAAATCATTTCATTGAAGAACTCACTCCAATTTATGATGCTGGAGAAGCGGAAAGTTTCTTTTATTTGATTCTGGAAGAAAAGCACCAATTGAAAAGAATTGATTTGGCTTTACATCCTGATTTAGATTTTTCTGACGAAGAAATTAGTATTTGGAATTTAATTTTGGAACAATTAAAACAAGAAATTCCGATTCAGTATCTTTTAGGAAAAACGAGCTTTTATGGGTTGGATTTTGAAGTCAATCCAGCCGTTTTAATTCCAAGACCAGAAACCGAGGAATTGGTGGATTGGATTATTAGTTCAAATTTAAAGATTGAAAAATTTAAAGATTTAAAAATTCTTGACATCGGAACCGGTAGCGGTTGTATTGCAATTTCATTGGCAAAAAATATCCCGAATGCACAAGTTTATGCGATTGATGTTTCTGAAAAAGCTTTAGCTACGGCCAATAAAAATGCAGAAAATAATTCCGTCAATGTTACTTTTATCAATCAAAACATTCTTGAAACCGAAGATTTACTGCAACAATTTGACATTATAGTTTCTAATCCTCCTTATGTTCGAAATTTAGAAAAAGAGGAAATCAAGAAAAACGTTTTGGACAATGAACCGCATTTGGCGCTTTTTGTGGAAGACAATGATGCCTTAATTTTTTATAAAAAAATAGCAGAAATGGCTCAAAAAAACCTGTCAGAAAACGGACACTTATATTTCGAAATCAATCAATATTTAGGTGCGGAAATGATCGACTTACTTGAAAAAATGAATTTTAAAAACATCGAATTGCGAAAAGATATTTATGGGAATGATAGGATGATTAAGGGAAGTGTTCAGTAA
- a CDS encoding HAD family hydrolase gives MINTIIFDFGDIFINLDKKSTMDGLKKLGLTEWNDDLDHLNIQFETGKISRENFLFGIQKHIPNASIKEILAAWNAILLDFPLYRLEFIQMLSKKYRLFLLSNTDSIHIETFEKKVGVSFYSDFYQCFEKVYFSFEIGMRKPGPEVFNHLINNHELSPKRTLFIDDKKENTDAAHALGLEVWNLIVGKEDIVDLFDKKII, from the coding sequence ATGATTAATACTATAATTTTTGATTTTGGAGATATTTTTATCAATTTAGATAAAAAATCCACTATGGACGGTCTAAAAAAACTAGGATTGACAGAGTGGAATGACGATTTAGATCATTTAAATATTCAATTTGAAACAGGGAAAATCTCGCGAGAAAATTTCCTTTTCGGGATTCAAAAACACATTCCAAATGCAAGTATTAAAGAAATTTTAGCTGCTTGGAATGCTATTCTTCTTGACTTTCCACTGTATCGATTGGAATTTATTCAAATGCTATCAAAAAAATACCGATTATTTTTATTGAGTAACACCGATTCCATTCATATCGAAACTTTCGAAAAAAAAGTAGGAGTTTCATTTTACAGTGATTTTTATCAATGTTTTGAAAAAGTATATTTTTCATTTGAAATTGGAATGAGAAAACCAGGTCCTGAAGTTTTCAATCACCTAATAAACAACCATGAATTGTCACCAAAAAGGACCTTATTCATAGATGACAAAAAAGAAAATACCGACGCTGCACATGCATTGGGATTAGAAGTTTGGAATTTAATAGTTGGTAAAGAAGATATCGTTGATTTATTTGACAAAAAAATAATTTAG